The following are encoded together in the Candidatus Omnitrophota bacterium genome:
- a CDS encoding ribulose-phosphate 3-epimerase — protein MPKPIQVSASILCANFAKLGDEIKRCEDAGVDALHVDVMDGHFVPNITIGPLIVETIRPLTKLPIESHLMIENPSMYIDDFLNAGSDIISIQVECYGPLKEASKGLGKFPKEIESLNEDLIRKDIVKIRTKGKKVFLVINPGTPLCIENLLKDIDGVLLMSVNPGFAKQKFMPVALPKAEALRKVFSKDIAIDGGINAETAPLAVKAGVNILATASYLFGAKDPKVAVKYLKSLK, from the coding sequence ATGCCTAAACCTATTCAAGTCAGCGCCAGCATCCTTTGTGCCAACTTTGCCAAACTTGGCGATGAGATCAAGCGCTGTGAAGACGCCGGGGTAGATGCTTTGCATGTGGATGTGATGGATGGACATTTCGTTCCTAACATCACGATCGGCCCTTTGATCGTTGAAACCATTCGCCCTTTAACCAAGCTTCCTATTGAATCACATCTCATGATCGAAAATCCGTCGATGTATATCGATGATTTTTTAAACGCGGGAAGCGATATTATCTCAATTCAGGTTGAATGTTACGGGCCTTTAAAAGAGGCATCAAAGGGTTTGGGAAAATTCCCCAAGGAAATCGAATCGCTCAATGAAGACTTGATCCGCAAAGACATTGTGAAGATAAGAACAAAGGGTAAAAAAGTGTTTTTGGTGATCAATCCGGGAACACCTCTTTGCATTGAGAACCTTTTAAAAGATATCGATGGTGTTTTGTTGATGTCGGTCAATCCGGGATTTGCCAAGCAGAAATTTATGCCGGTAGCGCTTCCCAAGGCAGAAGCTTTACGCAAAGTATTCTCAAAAGATATCGCCATCGACGGCGGTATAAACGCCGAAACAGCTCCTTTAGCGGTTAAGGCGGGGGTCAATATCTTGGCGACAGCCAGCTATCTTTTCGGAGCGAAAGACCCGAAAGTGGCGGTCAAGTATCTTAAATCTCTAAAATAG
- a CDS encoding response regulator, with translation MGKARILTVDDDPDILDVLKLTLSERYEVFQAQNGQEGLDLARAKSPNLVICDYKMPIMDGFQFCQSLKKDILMQHIPIIMLTGKGEVKDKVGGINAGADDYMVKPFEPEELLARIHMLLRRTERSLDANPLSHLPGNVSIMEEFQKRIDSNTNFAVGYADLDKFKAYNDKYGFEHGDSVIRETARVLIKAVREKGGMDAFLGHVGGDDFVFVADDEKTDAICQKIIEEFDKISPTFYNEEDRKNGFILAKDRQNNEVRIGLLSISVGIVSSASQKITHIAQIGEIGAELKKYAKSLEGSVYVRNKRKN, from the coding sequence ATGGGAAAAGCAAGAATTTTAACGGTTGACGATGATCCGGATATTCTAGACGTTCTCAAACTCACTTTATCCGAGCGCTATGAAGTTTTTCAGGCCCAAAACGGCCAAGAGGGCTTAGATCTGGCGCGCGCTAAATCTCCCAACTTGGTCATCTGTGATTATAAAATGCCAATAATGGACGGGTTTCAATTCTGCCAGAGTTTAAAAAAAGATATTCTCATGCAGCATATCCCTATCATCATGCTCACCGGAAAAGGCGAAGTGAAAGATAAAGTTGGCGGTATTAACGCCGGAGCCGATGATTATATGGTCAAACCCTTTGAGCCGGAAGAACTCTTAGCGCGCATCCATATGCTATTACGGCGCACCGAGCGAAGCTTGGACGCCAATCCTCTATCGCATCTTCCGGGAAATGTTTCCATCATGGAAGAGTTTCAAAAACGCATTGACAGTAATACCAATTTTGCCGTCGGATACGCCGATCTAGACAAATTTAAAGCCTATAATGATAAATACGGGTTTGAGCACGGAGACAGTGTTATTAGAGAAACGGCCCGCGTTCTTATTAAAGCGGTTCGAGAAAAGGGCGGCATGGATGCCTTCTTAGGGCATGTCGGAGGTGATGATTTTGTTTTTGTCGCGGATGATGAAAAAACAGATGCCATTTGCCAAAAGATCATCGAAGAATTTGATAAAATTTCTCCCACCTTTTACAATGAAGAAGATAGAAAAAATGGATTTATTCTAGCCAAGGACCGGCAAAATAATGAGGTGAGAATAGGCCTTTTATCTATCTCCGTCGGTATCGTCAGCAGTGCCAGCCAAAAAATAACCCACATTGCTCAGATCGGTGAGATCGGAGCAGAATTAAAAAAATACGCCAAAAGCCTTGAAGGCAGTGTTTACGTTAGAAATAAAAGGAAGAATTAA
- a CDS encoding ATP-binding protein, translating into MPSPNMEIFKTLFTKSPLDLLLIVAGVISLSAVVVLAAILLRKLEQTRELKKSFEKLNRSFNDLDEQAKLIVRTDLELNKAQEELDKRLSSLDALQRTSRLISTTLDANEIFNRLNKSLVNELGFEKCMILALDNEKKFQCRIETGFSKESVQKILRLSEDHSAQNILKEGRIFSSFNAPKQKKEKIIQIFDVEHFILSPILSQDGMVGILFVGNASLDAAITQGDEELLSILANQVGQSLENAQLFEQVYNSRQDLESNIQDRTRELELALEEVKRISKMKSEFISAVSHELRTPLTSIKGYASILLAGKLGDIPQEVKERLEKINKHSDNLVRFINDLLDISRIEAGRVQMTFDKHNIATLVENIRDLLAPQMKEKNIQFSVNLADQIPILLIDGSQIERVFINLLGNAVKFTPVNGSITLRGTRQNNEVLFEITDTGIGIKEADAPRLFDEFYRVDNEINQNVKGSGLGLTLVKNIVEAHGGKIWLNSKPSQGTTFYFTLPIKNT; encoded by the coding sequence TTGCCATCGCCTAATATGGAAATATTTAAAACACTGTTTACCAAATCCCCCCTTGATCTTTTGTTGATCGTTGCCGGAGTCATCAGCCTTAGCGCTGTCGTCGTTTTGGCCGCTATCCTCTTACGAAAACTTGAACAAACACGAGAGCTTAAAAAGTCTTTCGAAAAATTAAATCGCTCTTTTAACGATCTTGACGAGCAGGCTAAATTGATCGTCCGCACAGATCTTGAACTCAACAAAGCCCAAGAAGAACTCGATAAAAGATTATCCAGCTTAGACGCCCTGCAGAGAACTTCCAGGCTCATTAGCACCACCTTAGATGCCAACGAGATCTTTAACCGATTAAACAAATCTTTAGTCAATGAATTAGGTTTTGAAAAATGCATGATCTTGGCCTTAGATAATGAGAAAAAGTTCCAATGCCGTATTGAAACAGGTTTCTCAAAAGAATCCGTCCAAAAAATATTACGTTTAAGCGAAGATCATTCCGCGCAAAATATCCTTAAAGAAGGGCGCATCTTCTCTTCGTTTAACGCGCCGAAACAAAAAAAAGAGAAGATCATCCAGATCTTTGATGTTGAGCATTTCATCTTAAGTCCCATCCTGTCTCAAGACGGAATGGTCGGCATTCTTTTTGTCGGTAATGCCTCTTTAGATGCCGCCATTACCCAGGGCGACGAGGAGCTCTTGTCGATCCTAGCCAATCAGGTCGGCCAATCTTTAGAAAATGCCCAACTTTTTGAGCAAGTTTATAACTCTCGCCAAGACCTGGAATCTAACATTCAAGACCGGACCCGAGAACTGGAGTTAGCTTTAGAAGAGGTCAAACGCATCAGCAAAATGAAATCAGAGTTCATTTCGGCTGTTTCGCACGAACTGCGTACACCGCTTACATCCATCAAAGGCTATGCGTCCATTTTGCTTGCCGGAAAACTAGGCGATATTCCGCAAGAAGTTAAAGAACGCTTGGAAAAGATCAACAAACATTCAGATAATTTAGTACGTTTTATCAATGACCTTTTGGACATTTCCCGTATTGAAGCCGGACGCGTTCAAATGACTTTTGACAAACATAACATTGCTACCTTAGTTGAGAATATTCGAGATCTATTAGCCCCCCAAATGAAAGAAAAGAATATTCAATTTTCCGTTAATCTCGCCGATCAGATCCCGATCCTCTTGATTGATGGAAGTCAGATCGAAAGGGTCTTTATCAATTTATTAGGTAATGCCGTTAAATTCACGCCAGTCAATGGCTCTATAACGCTGCGAGGAACACGTCAAAACAATGAAGTTCTTTTTGAGATCACCGATACCGGCATTGGCATTAAAGAAGCTGATGCCCCGCGATTATTTGATGAATTTTACCGTGTTGATAATGAGATCAACCAAAACGTTAAAGGATCCGGCTTGGGCCTCACGTTGGTTAAGAATATTGTAGAAGCGCATGGCGGGAAAATATGGCTCAACAGCAAACCCAGCCAAGGAACAACATTTTATTTTACCTTACCGATCAAAAACACTTAA
- a CDS encoding FIST N-terminal domain-containing protein has protein sequence MPSSHLNLSSVEKTHIGIGFSRELTTLLAAREAALEAKAQTRQSSVDVAIVFCTPHYSPLETLHVIRQTLNPAKIVGCSTAGLIVSSAVEMRGITIIAISSQDIKFSAAVMENIAQNDLRPLGAMLAKNIVGSPEQSKRQSMLLFSDGLIANYSPFITGIQEMLGRMFPIVGAGSSDLFHFKETHQYFQDKPLTRSVVALLLGGQLTVSTASRHGWKPLGKPRYVDKVDNHVIKTIDGKKACAIYEDYLSLDFKNLKKAHANNELALYPLGIYLEHHKEYLLRDIIDIAEDGSLVCRGDIPAGAEVHVMINNKDFCKSSGIEAAWDVKRNLADKQPKLILIFESLTRHKLLGRDSSDEIKSIKEIFGPSVPVAGMYSYGEISLLKSEQSNEGSQLQNGTITIFAIA, from the coding sequence ATGCCATCAAGCCATCTAAATCTTTCCTCCGTCGAAAAAACACATATCGGGATCGGTTTTAGCCGCGAATTAACAACCCTCTTGGCCGCTCGTGAGGCTGCCCTGGAAGCTAAAGCGCAAACCCGGCAGTCAAGCGTTGACGTTGCCATCGTTTTTTGCACACCTCACTACAGCCCGCTAGAAACGCTTCACGTGATCCGCCAAACCCTTAATCCCGCAAAAATAGTAGGATGCTCAACAGCCGGGCTTATCGTTTCATCAGCCGTGGAAATGCGCGGAATTACCATTATTGCCATTAGTTCGCAGGATATTAAATTCAGCGCAGCCGTCATGGAAAATATCGCACAAAATGACCTGCGCCCCTTGGGGGCAATGCTCGCAAAAAACATCGTCGGCAGCCCGGAACAAAGCAAGCGGCAATCTATGCTGCTTTTTTCTGATGGATTGATCGCAAATTATTCTCCGTTCATTACCGGTATCCAAGAAATGCTGGGGAGAATGTTCCCTATTGTCGGCGCTGGAAGCAGCGACCTTTTCCATTTTAAAGAAACACATCAATATTTTCAGGATAAACCTCTCACAAGATCCGTCGTTGCCCTTCTTTTGGGCGGACAGCTGACCGTGTCAACCGCCAGCCGCCACGGATGGAAGCCTTTAGGAAAACCGCGATACGTCGACAAAGTGGACAATCATGTCATTAAAACCATCGACGGGAAAAAAGCCTGCGCTATCTATGAGGATTATCTTAGCTTAGATTTCAAGAATCTTAAAAAAGCGCATGCCAACAATGAGCTGGCTCTTTATCCTTTAGGAATTTATCTAGAACATCACAAAGAATACCTTTTGCGTGATATCATCGATATTGCAGAAGACGGTAGTCTTGTTTGCCGGGGCGATATTCCCGCTGGCGCAGAAGTCCATGTCATGATCAATAATAAAGATTTCTGCAAATCCTCTGGCATTGAAGCCGCTTGGGATGTAAAAAGAAACTTAGCGGATAAACAGCCAAAACTTATTTTGATCTTTGAATCATTAACGCGCCATAAATTGCTCGGACGGGATTCGTCCGATGAGATCAAAAGCATTAAAGAGATCTTCGGTCCATCCGTCCCTGTCGCGGGAATGTATAGCTACGGTGAAATCTCTTTACTGAAATCTGAACAAAGCAATGAAGGCTCTCAGCTGCAAAACGGAACAATAACCATTTTTGCCATCGCCTAA
- a CDS encoding dienelactone hydrolase family protein, giving the protein MRYLFFTICIFLSASNVFAAIHTETVEYKQGDVLLEGYLAYDDALAGKRPGVLVVHEWKGIVPYTKTRAEKLASLGFVAFAADIYGKGIRPQSNEEAAQQAGIYKNDRSLMRERAKAGLNVLQNHALVDPKRVAAIGYCFGGTTVLELARSGANLKGVVSFHGGLGTPNPTDIKNFKGKILVLHGADDPFVSLMEVLAFQDEMQKGKADWQFISYGNTVHSFTNPDAGTDSSKGAAYNKLSDERSWEVMKQFFAEIFK; this is encoded by the coding sequence ATGCGCTATCTGTTTTTTACGATATGTATTTTCTTATCAGCCAGCAATGTCTTTGCCGCCATTCATACGGAAACTGTGGAATACAAACAAGGTGATGTTCTTTTGGAAGGTTATTTGGCGTATGATGACGCGCTCGCAGGCAAGCGTCCCGGGGTTCTAGTTGTTCACGAGTGGAAAGGCATTGTTCCTTACACAAAAACGCGGGCTGAAAAACTGGCTTCATTGGGATTTGTTGCTTTCGCTGCTGATATTTATGGCAAGGGAATAAGACCTCAAAGCAATGAAGAGGCAGCCCAGCAAGCCGGTATTTATAAAAATGATCGTAGTCTTATGCGCGAGCGTGCCAAGGCAGGTTTAAATGTTTTGCAAAACCACGCATTGGTTGACCCCAAACGTGTGGCGGCCATTGGATACTGTTTCGGCGGAACAACCGTATTGGAATTAGCCAGAAGCGGCGCGAACCTTAAGGGAGTGGTGAGTTTTCACGGCGGGCTAGGCACACCCAATCCAACGGACATTAAGAATTTCAAAGGAAAGATCCTCGTCTTGCACGGCGCGGATGATCCGTTCGTTTCTTTAATGGAAGTTTTAGCTTTTCAAGATGAGATGCAAAAAGGAAAAGCAGATTGGCAATTTATTTCTTACGGCAACACCGTCCATAGCTTCACTAATCCTGATGCAGGAACAGATTCATCCAAAGGCGCTGCTTATAATAAACTTTCCGATGAGCGTTCGTGGGAAGTGATGAAGCAATTCTTCGCGGAGATCTTCAAATAA
- a CDS encoding ATP-binding cassette domain-containing protein has product MIKADIKKDLMTARGPMTLKVNFEVNEGDLASFFGESGAGKTTILRIISGLADPDQGKIEVNNEIWFDSDKGINLGPQKRQVGFVFQNYSLFGHMTVRQNLEFALSDQKKRGPVDELLEIVHLKELQNQKPHQLSGGQQQRVALARAVLRKPKIFLLDEPFSCLDMDMRLKLQDSILNIYKRFKITTIFVSHSLPEIFKMSSKVFILENGEIKKQGIPAEVFLENHLSGKFKFTGEIIDIQKEEFLNIVLVSVGNHLIRVVATDEEMQGLRINDRIIVASKAFNPIILKLNS; this is encoded by the coding sequence ATGATCAAAGCCGATATCAAAAAAGATTTAATGACCGCGCGCGGCCCCATGACGCTTAAAGTCAACTTTGAGGTCAACGAAGGCGATTTAGCCAGCTTTTTTGGAGAATCTGGGGCTGGAAAAACAACGATCTTAAGAATAATTTCCGGATTAGCAGATCCTGACCAAGGCAAGATCGAAGTTAACAATGAGATCTGGTTTGATAGCGATAAGGGCATTAACCTGGGCCCACAAAAAAGACAAGTTGGGTTTGTCTTCCAGAATTACAGCCTATTTGGCCACATGACCGTACGGCAGAACTTAGAATTTGCTTTGAGTGACCAGAAAAAACGAGGCCCTGTTGATGAACTTTTAGAAATCGTTCATTTAAAAGAATTACAAAATCAAAAGCCTCATCAATTGTCGGGCGGACAGCAGCAACGTGTGGCTTTGGCGCGAGCCGTTTTACGAAAACCAAAGATATTTCTTTTAGACGAACCTTTTTCTTGCTTAGATATGGACATGCGCCTAAAACTCCAAGATTCAATATTAAATATCTATAAACGCTTCAAAATCACCACGATCTTTGTTAGCCACAGCCTACCGGAAATCTTTAAAATGTCTTCAAAGGTTTTTATTTTAGAAAATGGAGAAATAAAAAAACAAGGTATTCCTGCTGAAGTTTTCTTAGAAAACCATTTAAGCGGAAAGTTTAAATTTACCGGAGAGATCATTGATATTCAAAAGGAGGAGTTTCTGAATATTGTCCTGGTCAGCGTAGGAAATCATTTGATCCGTGTTGTCGCCACAGATGAGGAGATGCAAGGCCTTCGTATCAACGACCGCATTATCGTCGCGTCAAAAGCCTTTAATCCCATCATTCTTAAACTTAATTCTTAA
- the modB gene encoding molybdate ABC transporter permease subunit, with protein MLYDWQPLFLTFKLALVTTLILIVIGIPLSYWLSFSKRKFKYIIEALVSMPLALPPTVLGFYLLLIFSPNNALGHFLESTFDIRVVFSFLGLVIGSVIFSLPFMVNPLKAGFQSLPAYLTEVSYTLGKTKSETLFKVLLPSLKPSLLTGIVMSFAHTIGEFGVVLMIGGSIPGKTKVASIAIYGEVEALNYSTANFYSLILVGTCFLLLFSLYWFNRRSPQTF; from the coding sequence ATGCTTTATGATTGGCAGCCTTTATTTTTGACGTTTAAACTTGCATTGGTCACAACGCTTATTTTAATCGTCATTGGCATTCCCCTTTCGTACTGGTTAAGCTTCTCAAAACGAAAATTTAAATATATCATCGAAGCTTTGGTCAGCATGCCTTTGGCACTTCCTCCCACCGTTTTAGGATTTTATTTGTTGCTGATCTTTAGCCCCAATAATGCTTTAGGACATTTTCTGGAATCAACATTCGATATCCGTGTTGTGTTTTCCTTCTTGGGGCTCGTCATCGGTTCTGTCATTTTCAGCCTTCCTTTCATGGTCAATCCTCTTAAAGCGGGTTTTCAAAGCCTTCCGGCATATCTGACCGAAGTTTCTTACACTTTAGGAAAAACAAAATCAGAAACTCTTTTTAAGGTCCTCTTGCCAAGCCTTAAACCCTCTTTACTGACGGGAATCGTTATGAGTTTTGCTCACACAATAGGAGAATTCGGTGTCGTTTTAATGATCGGCGGCAGCATTCCCGGAAAAACAAAGGTTGCCTCTATCGCGATCTATGGAGAAGTAGAGGCGCTTAATTATTCGACAGCAAATTTCTATTCCCTTATCTTGGTCGGAACCTGTTTTCTTTTACTTTTTTCACTTTACTGGTTTAATAGAAGATCACCGCAAACTTTCTAA
- a CDS encoding TOBE domain-containing protein, with the protein MNKLKGKITEIKTHHHISLVSVGVNTDILHALVIETPQTAPYLKIGTEVSLLFKETEVSLAKNLSGFICFGNRIKAKVSKIEQNPLLAQVTLNYYGKNITSIISATAIERMQLKENDDVEWLVKANEISILAE; encoded by the coding sequence ATGAATAAACTGAAAGGAAAGATCACGGAAATCAAAACGCATCATCACATATCCCTCGTCAGCGTTGGTGTAAATACCGACATCCTCCATGCCCTTGTGATAGAAACGCCTCAGACAGCTCCTTATTTGAAGATCGGCACGGAAGTTTCTCTTCTATTTAAAGAAACAGAAGTATCCTTGGCTAAAAATCTTTCCGGATTTATTTGCTTTGGCAACCGTATTAAAGCCAAGGTTTCCAAAATCGAACAAAACCCCCTCTTAGCTCAGGTTACTTTAAATTATTATGGTAAGAATATTACCTCTATTATCTCAGCTACAGCGATTGAACGCATGCAACTAAAAGAGAACGACGACGTAGAATGGCTCGTTAAGGCCAACGAAATTTCTATTCTCGCGGAGTAA
- the modA gene encoding molybdate ABC transporter substrate-binding protein, with amino-acid sequence MKIKVMTLSFLFVLLFSVSAFAGDLTVAVAANVQYTFEELKTEFEKETGISIKPVFGSSGKFTAQIENGAPFDIFLSADMEYPQALEKEGLTSNAAKVYAYGTLVVWTMNNIDLTRGIEIFSDPSVKKISIASPKTAPYGRQAVNALKHYSLYPKVKKKLVYGENIAQTNQFITTKAADCGITAKSIVLAPNMKDWGQWIEIEKNAYEPIAQGAVILKYAQKNNLEDAQKFFDFLFSNKAKEIFKRYGYILP; translated from the coding sequence ATGAAAATCAAGGTAATGACTTTATCGTTTCTTTTTGTTTTGCTTTTTTCGGTTTCTGCTTTTGCCGGAGATTTAACTGTCGCGGTAGCGGCTAACGTTCAATACACTTTTGAAGAACTGAAAACAGAATTTGAAAAAGAAACGGGGATCAGTATCAAGCCGGTATTCGGCTCATCAGGTAAGTTTACGGCACAGATCGAAAACGGTGCACCGTTTGACATTTTTCTTTCCGCCGACATGGAATATCCTCAAGCACTTGAGAAAGAAGGTTTAACGAGCAACGCAGCGAAAGTCTACGCTTACGGCACATTAGTCGTTTGGACAATGAACAATATTGATTTAACAAGGGGTATTGAAATTTTCAGTGATCCTAGCGTTAAAAAAATTTCCATCGCATCTCCTAAGACTGCCCCGTACGGACGTCAGGCTGTCAATGCGTTAAAACATTACAGTTTATATCCTAAGGTTAAGAAAAAACTTGTTTATGGCGAAAATATCGCGCAAACAAATCAATTCATCACAACCAAAGCTGCCGATTGCGGGATCACAGCTAAATCGATCGTGTTAGCACCTAATATGAAAGATTGGGGCCAGTGGATTGAAATTGAGAAAAATGCTTATGAACCGATCGCTCAGGGCGCTGTTATCCTTAAATACGCTCAAAAAAATAATCTTGAAGATGCTCAGAAATTCTTTGATTTTCTTTTTTCTAATAAGGCCAAAGAAATCTTCAAAAGATATGGATATATTCTCCCATGA
- a CDS encoding alginate export family protein: MKKLWQIFIIFFLVFAARASYGEQDKSEFNQWQYKINAEERFRHEYKKDFDLNKSAKDNGSQLYHRLRLGVNASLTDEYLKPKLDIFVEGLDAQTGGYQTKAVSAQVDDFDLHQAYFNVFNILGSDFDIKIGRQEIKYGKSRLIDAPTWSNRIRSFDAAVIHYHKQALSVDALYAQDVKFDDNNFNRSLDEENLSGLYANYQKDKKSPLWEGYFLTQIISSTDALTRRYTTGLRWQGALPNNTLLDIEIPYQFGETGTKDIRAYAFHADISKEFSQTFWKPKASFSYDEASGDKDPNDSVSNTFVPLYQSTHSPYGLMDLFRWQNIRNPEVSVVLSPTEKLRFTPQVDLFWLQSKYDSWVNSSGTVIRSKTGGDRNYFVGTEWSLRANYDLSKNIKLEAGYAHFSPGGYAKDTGADDSADWFYSQIAYKF; the protein is encoded by the coding sequence ATGAAAAAACTTTGGCAGATATTCATCATTTTTTTCTTGGTTTTTGCTGCACGAGCTTCTTACGGCGAACAAGATAAAAGTGAATTTAACCAATGGCAATACAAGATCAACGCCGAGGAAAGATTCCGCCACGAATACAAAAAAGATTTTGATCTTAATAAAAGCGCCAAAGATAACGGCAGCCAGCTTTACCATCGCCTTCGCTTGGGAGTCAATGCGAGCTTAACGGATGAATACCTAAAACCAAAATTAGACATCTTCGTGGAAGGCTTGGACGCGCAAACCGGCGGCTATCAAACAAAAGCCGTATCCGCTCAAGTGGATGATTTTGATCTGCATCAAGCTTATTTCAATGTCTTTAACATTTTGGGATCAGATTTCGATATAAAGATCGGCCGGCAAGAAATCAAATATGGAAAAAGTCGTCTCATCGACGCGCCCACCTGGTCAAACCGTATCCGCAGTTTTGACGCCGCTGTTATTCATTATCACAAACAAGCATTATCCGTCGATGCCTTGTACGCTCAAGATGTAAAATTCGACGATAATAATTTTAACCGGTCGTTAGATGAGGAAAATTTATCAGGCTTGTATGCGAACTATCAAAAAGATAAAAAATCCCCTCTTTGGGAAGGATATTTCTTAACTCAAATTATCAGCAGCACCGACGCGCTTACCCGCCGTTACACAACAGGACTGCGCTGGCAGGGCGCATTACCAAATAATACTTTATTAGATATTGAAATTCCCTATCAATTTGGAGAGACCGGAACAAAAGATATCCGTGCTTACGCCTTTCATGCCGACATCTCCAAGGAATTCAGCCAAACTTTCTGGAAACCAAAAGCATCCTTTAGCTATGATGAAGCCTCCGGTGATAAAGACCCTAATGACAGTGTTTCCAATACATTTGTTCCGCTTTACCAATCCACTCACAGCCCATACGGGCTCATGGATCTTTTCCGATGGCAAAACATACGTAATCCGGAAGTAAGCGTCGTGCTCTCTCCGACGGAGAAACTTCGTTTTACACCGCAAGTTGATCTCTTCTGGCTTCAGAGCAAATATGACTCTTGGGTCAATTCATCCGGAACGGTTATCCGGAGCAAAACCGGCGGGGATAGAAATTATTTTGTTGGAACTGAATGGTCTTTGCGCGCCAACTATGACTTGAGCAAGAATATCAAATTAGAAGCAGGCTACGCGCATTTTTCTCCCGGCGGATACGCCAAAGACACCGGCGCCGACGACAGCGCTGATTGGTTTTATTCTCAGATCGCTTATAAATTCTAA
- a CDS encoding TetR/AcrR family transcriptional regulator, which translates to MPETLIITKILDAAQNRMVKFGYRKVTMDEIAGDLGMSKNTIYKYFTGKEEIAKSLVNRLEQKINESLGKIEKTEKDPLKIFTESILLLRKQLGPWFEYFFKEIPSELPSLWEEFLRYRNEKILGIQSLVEKGIKKGIFRKINAPIAVQAYLGTVKAIVNHKFLEQEKISFDQALDAVLDIWANGILKKGTK; encoded by the coding sequence ATGCCTGAAACTCTTATCATAACAAAGATACTTGATGCCGCCCAAAACCGTATGGTCAAATTCGGTTACCGTAAAGTGACCATGGATGAGATCGCCGGCGATCTTGGCATGAGCAAAAATACCATTTATAAATATTTCACGGGCAAAGAAGAAATTGCCAAGTCGCTGGTCAATCGCTTGGAACAAAAAATCAATGAGAGCTTAGGTAAGATCGAAAAGACTGAAAAAGACCCTTTAAAAATTTTTACCGAAAGCATCTTACTTTTGCGCAAACAACTCGGCCCTTGGTTTGAATATTTCTTTAAAGAGATCCCTTCCGAGCTTCCTTCCCTATGGGAAGAATTTCTCCGTTATCGAAATGAAAAGATCTTAGGAATTCAATCCCTCGTTGAAAAAGGAATTAAAAAAGGCATTTTCCGTAAAATCAATGCGCCCATCGCTGTCCAAGCTTATCTAGGAACGGTCAAGGCCATTGTTAACCATAAATTCCTTGAACAAGAAAAGATTTCTTTCGATCAAGCGTTAGACGCCGTCTTAGATATATGGGCTAACGGTATTTTGAAGAAAGGGACGAAATAA